In Sorghum bicolor cultivar BTx623 chromosome 8, Sorghum_bicolor_NCBIv3, whole genome shotgun sequence, one genomic interval encodes:
- the LOC110429531 gene encoding uncharacterized protein LOC110429531, whose amino-acid sequence MAAAGAALLRSVATKMARAPPRLPSALERHRRLSTSSRFSTSTGSTPQPANQGPQTHNQEVPSSLWYRAIVAFNEAASVVTFFLLGGIAFMHFSVSPALDRMEADLDAQRKSWATIREEIKKSHERTRAILVSNKESQIEVTDVFEGKRITGIGTK is encoded by the exons ATGGCAGCGGCAGGAGCAGCGCTCCTTcgatcggtggcaaccaagatggcCCGCGCACCGCCTCGCCTTCCATCTGCCCTGGAGCGCCATCGCCGACTCTCAACGAGTTCTAGATTCTCTACATCTACTGGTTCTACGCCGCAGCCAGCCAACCAG GGCCCGCAAACTCATAACCAGGAAGTTCCCAGCAGTCTGTGGTACAG GGCCATAGTTGCATTCAACGAAGCTGCATCCGTTGTAACTTTCTTCCTGCTCGGTGGCATCGCGTTTATGCATTTTAGTGTCAGTCCAGCACTGGACCGCATGGAGGCTGACTTGGACGCTCAACGTAAATCATGGGCCACCATCAGGGAAGAGATTAAGAAAAGCCATGAAAGGACGCGTGCGATCCTCGTTTCTAATAAGGAAAGTCAGATTGAAGTTACAGATGTTTTTGAAGGCAAAAGGATTACGGGCATCGG GACAAAGTAA